The genomic segment AGATTTCTTTCGATTGACGTTATGAATGGATTGTTCTTTTCTTATGGAGAATCATCCAATGAAAGCGAAAAAGTCTAAATCCCAACCTCGAAAAAAATCAACACAAGCCAAAAAAAAATCAAAGAAACGAACTACAGTCTCCAAACAAAAGAAAGTTCAACAAATTAGTGTTCACGAGTCCGTTATTTTCTCAGACTCAAAACCAAATCATACGGTCACTGAACTTATCGATTCCATTCATGAATATTCGATTGGTCATGAAATTGCCAATGCCGTTACACATGGAATTGGCGGGGGTTTGAGCATTGCGGGACTTTCCCTTCTACTTACGATGGCGGTTTTGTACGGAAATATTTGGCATGTGGTTAGTTCGGCTATTTATGGAGCCACTCTCATCATTTTGTATCTTGCATCAACTTTATATCATGGTATTTACCATACAGCTACAAAACGGATCTTTAAAGTGATAGATCATGCTTCCATTTATTTGTTGATTGCTGGTACGTATACTCCGTTTACTCTTGTTAGTTTGCGTGAACATTCCGAATGGGGATGGACATTGTTTCTTGTCATTTGGGTTTTAGCTTTTACCGGGGTTCTGTTATTGTTACTATTTCCTGGAAAATACAGTGGTGCCCGGGTTGTGGTTTATATTCTTATGGGTTGGCTTGCCATTTTTGTTGTCAAAGACATTCGAACAGCCATTGGTATGGGTGGGATTTCTTGGCTCGTGGCAGGAGGTCTCAGTTATACGGTAGGTGTTATTTTTTATCTTTGGGACCGTTTGCCTTTTAACCATGCGATCTGGCATTTATTTGTTCTCTCGGGAAGTCTCTGTCATTTTTTTGCTATTTTGTTTTATGTCCTTCCCCCCATACCAAAATAGAAAAATTGATTTGTCAATTAATTGCATGTAGTTAAACTTCATTCCTCTTTCTGTTTGTGAAACAGAAAGTAAGGAGAGAATATGAGAACATTGGTCACGATTAGTTTTATGCTAATGACAGTTCTGGGATCAACTGCGTTAGTTGCGGAAGATTGTTTTCTATGTGGTAGTGGTAGCTCCAATGGTTGTGAGCAGTGCCGCGGGAAAGATAGAAAAGCATGTGAAGCAAAAGGTTGTAAAATTTCTGGAACAGCATCTTGTTCCACAGCAGCCAATGTAAAAGTTTGTAAAGTTGATCGTTCTTACAATGATCTTACATTTGCAGAAACTTTAAAACAAAATCAAA from the Leptospira perdikensis genome contains:
- the trhA gene encoding PAQR family membrane homeostasis protein TrhA; protein product: MKAKKSKSQPRKKSTQAKKKSKKRTTVSKQKKVQQISVHESVIFSDSKPNHTVTELIDSIHEYSIGHEIANAVTHGIGGGLSIAGLSLLLTMAVLYGNIWHVVSSAIYGATLIILYLASTLYHGIYHTATKRIFKVIDHASIYLLIAGTYTPFTLVSLREHSEWGWTLFLVIWVLAFTGVLLLLLFPGKYSGARVVVYILMGWLAIFVVKDIRTAIGMGGISWLVAGGLSYTVGVIFYLWDRLPFNHAIWHLFVLSGSLCHFFAILFYVLPPIPK